A stretch of Aeromicrobium tamlense DNA encodes these proteins:
- a CDS encoding amino acid permease, translating to MSLFRTKSIEQSIAETDEPEHQLRRDLSAKDLMVFGVGVIIGTGIFVLTGQEAHNHAGPAIVISFLIAGAVCALAALCYAEFAATVPVAGSAYTFSYATLGEFIAWIIGWDLLLELALGAAVVARGWSGYLQELLELPTQIAGDEAVVDVAAIGIVVLLSFLVIAGTKLSSSVTSVFVLIKVSVVLFVVVAGLFFIKAANYTPFIPDAQKQELEKGADQPLIQAVFGMAPTAFGVMGIIAAASVVFFSYIGFDVVATTAEETKNPQRDVPRGILGSLLICTVLYMAVSFVITGMLPYTDDRMNTGAPLAEAFSANGIDWAANLISLGAVAGMTTTILVLLLGQSRILFAMCRDGLLPRGLAKVHPTFGTPYRITIITTAFVAILAGFVPLAELSHLVSIGTLFAFALVSAGVLILRRTRPDLERAFKVPFAPLVAGASILTCIWLMLNLSLLTWERFLIWMALGVVIYVVYGRRHARLGQTATDDAR from the coding sequence ATGAGCCTGTTCCGGACGAAGAGCATCGAGCAGTCGATCGCGGAGACCGACGAGCCGGAGCACCAGCTCCGCCGGGACCTCAGCGCCAAGGACCTCATGGTCTTCGGCGTCGGCGTCATCATCGGCACCGGCATCTTCGTGCTGACCGGCCAGGAGGCCCATAACCACGCGGGTCCCGCGATCGTCATCAGCTTCCTCATCGCGGGAGCGGTGTGCGCCCTCGCCGCCCTCTGCTACGCCGAGTTCGCGGCGACCGTCCCCGTGGCGGGCAGCGCGTACACGTTCAGCTACGCCACCCTCGGCGAGTTCATCGCGTGGATCATCGGCTGGGACCTGCTGCTGGAGCTGGCCCTCGGCGCTGCCGTCGTGGCGCGCGGCTGGTCGGGCTACCTGCAGGAGCTGCTCGAGCTGCCCACGCAGATCGCTGGCGACGAGGCCGTGGTCGACGTCGCCGCCATCGGCATCGTCGTGCTGCTGTCGTTCCTCGTCATCGCGGGCACCAAGCTGTCCAGCTCGGTCACGAGCGTCTTCGTGCTCATCAAGGTCTCGGTCGTGCTGTTCGTCGTGGTCGCGGGACTGTTCTTCATCAAGGCCGCGAACTACACGCCCTTCATCCCCGACGCCCAGAAGCAGGAGCTGGAGAAGGGCGCCGACCAGCCGCTCATCCAGGCGGTCTTCGGCATGGCGCCCACCGCGTTCGGCGTCATGGGCATCATCGCCGCAGCGTCGGTGGTGTTCTTCAGCTACATCGGCTTCGACGTGGTGGCCACGACGGCCGAGGAGACCAAGAACCCGCAGCGCGACGTGCCGCGCGGCATCCTCGGCTCGCTGCTGATCTGCACCGTGCTCTACATGGCCGTGTCGTTCGTGATCACCGGGATGCTGCCCTACACCGACGACCGCATGAACACCGGCGCCCCGTTGGCCGAGGCCTTCTCGGCCAACGGCATCGACTGGGCCGCCAACCTCATCTCGCTGGGCGCCGTCGCCGGCATGACCACGACGATCCTCGTGCTGCTGCTGGGCCAGTCACGCATCCTCTTCGCGATGTGCCGCGACGGGCTGCTGCCGCGCGGACTGGCGAAGGTGCACCCCACCTTCGGGACGCCCTACCGGATCACGATCATCACCACGGCGTTCGTGGCGATCCTCGCCGGCTTCGTGCCGCTGGCCGAGCTGAGCCACCTGGTCAGCATCGGCACGCTGTTCGCGTTCGCGCTGGTCTCGGCGGGCGTGCTGATCCTGCGTCGCACGCGGCCCGACCTGGAGCGCGCGTTCAAGGTGCCCTTCGCGCCGCTCGTCGCCGGCGCGTCGATCCTGACGTGCATCTGGCTGATGCTGAACCTGTCGCTGCTGACGTGGGAGCGCTTCCTCATCTGGATGGCGCTCGGCGTGGTCATCTACGTCGTCTACGGCCGCCGCCACGCCCGGCTCGGGCAGACCGCCACGGACGACGCCCGCTGA
- a CDS encoding aldose 1-epimerase family protein, whose amino-acid sequence MASLVLRDREISVAVALHGAEPVSIRDEDDHEYLWSGEDPWRRHAPVLFPVICRVPDDRVRVGDRTYPMPQHGFARDREWSVVDSGHDRASLVLVADDETREHYPYDFALAVTYVVEGRSLSVHYTVENRGDVPMPFDLGSHPAFVWPLEDDQPRSMHQVRFDEPETAPARRVVDNLLTDERFDNPAWDRVVTLNDSWFTEGAVILPEVASRGLVYSSGAGRQVRLTWDGFTGITLWSVPGARFVCIEPWRGRPAPADYVGELAGKPGVAVVAPGGREELSYAIELL is encoded by the coding sequence ATGGCCTCCCTCGTCCTGCGCGACCGCGAGATCAGCGTCGCCGTCGCGCTCCACGGGGCGGAGCCCGTCTCGATCCGCGACGAGGACGACCACGAGTACCTGTGGTCGGGCGAGGATCCGTGGCGGCGCCACGCCCCCGTGCTGTTCCCCGTGATCTGCCGGGTGCCGGACGACCGTGTCCGCGTGGGCGACCGCACCTACCCGATGCCGCAGCACGGCTTCGCCCGCGACCGCGAGTGGTCGGTCGTCGACAGCGGCCACGACCGGGCCTCGCTCGTGCTCGTCGCCGACGACGAGACCCGCGAGCACTACCCGTACGACTTCGCCCTCGCGGTGACCTACGTGGTCGAGGGGCGCAGCCTCTCGGTGCACTACACGGTCGAGAACCGGGGCGACGTGCCGATGCCGTTCGACCTCGGCTCGCACCCCGCGTTCGTGTGGCCGCTCGAGGACGACCAGCCGCGGTCGATGCATCAGGTGCGGTTCGACGAGCCCGAGACCGCGCCCGCGCGCCGCGTCGTGGACAACCTGCTCACCGACGAGCGCTTCGACAACCCCGCGTGGGACCGCGTCGTCACGCTCAACGACTCGTGGTTCACCGAGGGCGCCGTGATCCTGCCCGAGGTCGCCAGCCGCGGCCTCGTCTACTCCTCGGGCGCGGGCCGCCAGGTCCGCCTGACGTGGGACGGCTTCACCGGCATCACCCTGTGGTCGGTGCCGGGCGCCCGCTTCGTCTGCATCGAGCCGTGGCGCGGCCGTCCGGCCCCGGCCGACTACGTGGGCGAGCTCGCCGGCAAGCCGGGCGTCGCCGTCGTGGCCCCCGGCGGCCGCGAGGAGCTCTCCTACGCGATCGAGCTGCTCTGA
- a CDS encoding polysaccharide biosynthesis tyrosine autokinase: protein MELKDYLRIARERWLLITVVAVLTVAAAGFYTVSVTPQYQSTARLFVKTPQSADGGELQQGGQFSQQRVKSYATLIKGEEVASRVVEKLGLDETPQDLMERIDTSIELDTVVLSVSVTDPSPERAQELTQTVAEAFAGYVRELETPDGQQEAPVKASIVDRATVSGSPVSPQPARNLGIALLLGLLLGYGLAVLRELMDNRITSQEDITAVSGREVPVLGDIHFERDAVKQPLVRGRSGHDPRVEAFRVLRTNLQFIDAGAANRCYVVTSAVPSEGKSTTAANLAQVIADNGQRVLLVEADLRRPKLAEYLKLEGSVGVTTILLGRVEPEDAIQKVGGTLDLLPSGRIPPNPAELLGSAAMLKLLDRLRLDYDVVLVDAPPLLPVTDAAPLAAATDGAIMVIRHGSTTTDQYASALDRLASVDARLCGAVVTMSPKPRKRRRGYGYGYGYGYGYGYEPETARRARRRSLLGDRASRTDR, encoded by the coding sequence ATGGAGTTGAAGGACTACCTGCGCATCGCGCGGGAGCGGTGGCTGCTGATCACCGTCGTGGCCGTCCTGACGGTCGCGGCGGCGGGCTTCTACACGGTCTCGGTGACGCCGCAGTACCAGTCGACGGCGCGCCTGTTCGTCAAGACGCCGCAGAGCGCCGACGGCGGCGAGCTGCAGCAGGGCGGTCAGTTCAGCCAGCAGCGCGTGAAGTCGTACGCGACCCTCATCAAGGGCGAGGAGGTCGCCAGCCGCGTCGTCGAGAAGCTCGGCCTGGACGAGACGCCGCAGGACCTCATGGAGCGGATCGACACGAGCATCGAGCTCGACACGGTCGTGCTGTCGGTCTCGGTCACGGACCCGTCGCCCGAGCGCGCCCAGGAGCTGACCCAGACGGTCGCGGAGGCGTTCGCCGGCTACGTCCGCGAGCTGGAGACGCCCGACGGTCAGCAGGAGGCTCCCGTCAAGGCCTCGATCGTCGACCGGGCCACGGTGTCGGGCTCGCCCGTGTCGCCGCAGCCCGCGCGCAACCTCGGCATCGCGCTGCTGCTGGGCCTGCTGCTCGGGTACGGCCTCGCCGTCCTGCGCGAGCTGATGGACAACCGCATCACGTCGCAGGAGGACATCACCGCCGTGTCGGGTCGCGAGGTGCCGGTCCTCGGCGACATCCACTTCGAGCGCGACGCCGTGAAGCAGCCGCTCGTGCGCGGACGGTCGGGACACGATCCGCGCGTCGAGGCGTTCCGCGTGCTGCGGACGAACCTGCAGTTCATCGACGCCGGCGCCGCCAACCGGTGCTACGTCGTCACCAGCGCCGTGCCGTCGGAGGGCAAGTCGACCACGGCGGCCAACCTCGCCCAGGTCATCGCCGACAACGGCCAGCGCGTGCTGCTGGTCGAGGCCGACCTGCGCCGCCCGAAGCTCGCCGAGTACCTCAAGCTGGAGGGCAGCGTCGGCGTCACGACGATCCTGCTCGGCCGCGTCGAGCCCGAGGACGCGATCCAGAAGGTCGGCGGCACGCTCGACCTGCTCCCTTCGGGACGGATCCCCCCGAATCCCGCCGAGCTGCTCGGCTCGGCCGCGATGCTGAAGCTGCTCGACCGGCTGCGGCTGGACTACGACGTGGTCCTCGTCGACGCGCCGCCGCTGCTGCCCGTCACCGACGCGGCGCCGCTCGCCGCCGCCACCGACGGCGCGATCATGGTGATCAGGCACGGCTCGACGACGACCGATCAGTACGCCTCCGCCCTGGACCGGCTCGCCAGCGTGGACGCCCGGCTGTGCGGTGCGGTGGTGACGATGTCGCCGAAGCCGCGCAAGCGCCGGCGGGGCTACGGATACGGATACGGCTATGGGTACGGGTACGGCTACGAGCCCGAGACCGCCCGGCGCGCGCGCAGGCGGTCGCTGCTGGGGGACCGCGCCTCCCGCACGGACCGATGA
- a CDS encoding arsenate reductase/protein-tyrosine-phosphatase family protein has protein sequence MSPRILVVCTANVCRSPVIEAMLGQRLGPGFEVTSAGVRAPVGRPIDPDSADQLRRRGLDVPQHAARQLTRELVAESDLVLTATRAHRAEVLDLDPRALRRTFTALELAGLVEDAESGSVAELVADAAARRSQGPVDVDLVDPIGRSEQVHAEVATRIEAAVASIASALQRVRS, from the coding sequence GTGAGCCCCCGGATCCTGGTCGTGTGCACGGCGAACGTGTGCCGCTCGCCGGTGATCGAGGCGATGCTGGGCCAGCGGCTCGGGCCCGGCTTCGAGGTGACGAGCGCCGGGGTGCGCGCGCCCGTGGGCCGTCCGATCGACCCCGACTCGGCCGATCAGCTGCGCCGCCGCGGCCTCGACGTGCCGCAGCACGCCGCGCGGCAGCTCACGCGTGAGCTCGTCGCGGAGTCCGACCTCGTGCTCACCGCCACGCGGGCGCACCGCGCCGAGGTGCTCGACCTCGACCCGCGGGCGCTGCGCCGCACCTTCACGGCGCTCGAGCTGGCGGGACTGGTCGAGGACGCGGAGTCCGGCAGCGTCGCCGAGCTCGTGGCGGACGCCGCCGCACGCCGGTCGCAGGGCCCCGTCGACGTGGACCTCGTCGACCCGATCGGCCGCTCCGAGCAGGTGCACGCCGAGGTCGCCACGCGGATCGAGGCCGCGGTGGCGTCGATCGCGTCCGCGCTCCAGCGCGTCCGTTCCTAG
- a CDS encoding DUF4012 domain-containing protein: MRRTSRRSAVVWLSVGFGLAVAGLAVVPLALEAKDVASSLLRAQDQAVALKDQMASGEAEAAAATLERLQASASHAHRTSSGGLWDAAAKVPWLGRNVEAVQVTSASIDDIATRGLPPLVEAGSTLSVQSFKPRDGQVDVEALATLAPAVTEASRVLAENADDIRAIDAEGLLGPLVRPVLDLQRQVDDADRAADAAGRVMRLAPAALGATGEQHLLLVFQTNAEIRSTGGLAGVFVLLTTKDGRITLSAQAASGELNLAADGTRQADARLTREERAAFGTIMGHDVRSTNISPDFPRVARIWADRAERAFGEDVDGVVSLDAVAMSYVLRGVGTVKVEGGPSLTADNAVQRLLHGVYVDFEDPSAQDAYFESATGRTFEAVMNGRGDWTRIVSALSEAASERRLQVWFREDDSQQVIADTAVAGRVAQDDDTPHIGLYVTDAAQSKMQWFLRYDTRAKATTCRADRSQVVLVTTSFRNQFSGDPEESPWYVTGRGTRTAKGNQLLTYRLLAPRGGRVVGFTIDGQERPLASSDVTYEGRAVQYGTLTIPPGDEISVTWRVQTAAGADGDARYFETPGIDTSSNDVRVPSACRRS; encoded by the coding sequence ATGAGGCGCACCTCGCGGAGGTCGGCCGTCGTCTGGCTGTCCGTCGGCTTCGGCCTGGCGGTCGCCGGACTCGCGGTGGTGCCGCTGGCCCTGGAGGCCAAGGACGTGGCGTCGAGCCTGCTGCGCGCCCAGGACCAGGCGGTCGCCCTCAAGGACCAGATGGCCTCCGGCGAGGCCGAGGCGGCCGCAGCGACCCTCGAGCGGCTGCAGGCCAGCGCGTCGCACGCGCACCGTACGAGCAGCGGCGGCCTGTGGGACGCGGCGGCGAAGGTGCCGTGGCTGGGCCGCAACGTCGAGGCGGTGCAGGTCACGTCCGCCTCGATCGACGACATCGCCACGCGCGGGCTGCCCCCGCTCGTGGAGGCCGGCTCGACGCTGTCCGTGCAGAGCTTCAAGCCGCGCGACGGGCAGGTCGACGTGGAGGCGCTGGCCACCCTCGCTCCTGCCGTCACCGAGGCGAGCCGGGTGCTGGCCGAGAACGCCGACGACATCCGCGCGATCGACGCCGAGGGCCTGCTGGGCCCGCTCGTCCGGCCGGTGCTCGACCTCCAGCGCCAGGTCGACGACGCCGACCGTGCCGCCGACGCGGCCGGCCGCGTCATGCGCCTGGCGCCCGCCGCGCTGGGCGCGACCGGGGAGCAGCACCTGCTGCTGGTGTTCCAGACCAACGCCGAGATCCGCTCGACCGGTGGCCTCGCGGGCGTCTTCGTCCTGCTCACCACGAAGGACGGCAGGATCACCCTGTCGGCGCAGGCGGCCTCGGGCGAGCTCAACCTCGCGGCCGACGGCACCCGGCAGGCCGACGCGCGGCTGACCCGCGAGGAGCGCGCGGCGTTCGGCACGATCATGGGGCACGACGTGCGCTCGACGAACATCTCGCCCGACTTCCCGCGCGTGGCCCGGATCTGGGCCGACCGCGCCGAGCGGGCCTTCGGCGAGGACGTCGACGGTGTCGTCAGCCTCGACGCCGTGGCGATGTCCTACGTCCTGCGGGGCGTCGGCACGGTCAAGGTCGAGGGTGGACCCTCCCTCACGGCCGACAACGCCGTCCAGCGCCTGCTGCACGGCGTCTACGTCGACTTCGAGGACCCGTCCGCGCAGGACGCCTACTTCGAGTCCGCCACCGGACGCACCTTCGAGGCCGTCATGAACGGGCGCGGCGACTGGACGCGCATCGTCTCGGCCCTGTCCGAGGCCGCCTCCGAGCGTCGCCTGCAGGTGTGGTTCCGCGAGGACGACAGCCAGCAGGTCATCGCCGACACCGCCGTGGCCGGCCGGGTCGCGCAGGACGACGACACGCCGCACATCGGCCTCTACGTCACCGACGCGGCGCAGTCGAAGATGCAGTGGTTCCTGCGCTACGACACCCGCGCGAAGGCCACCACGTGCCGCGCCGACCGCAGCCAGGTCGTGCTGGTCACCACGTCGTTCCGCAACCAGTTCAGCGGCGATCCCGAGGAGTCGCCCTGGTACGTCACCGGGCGCGGCACCCGCACCGCCAAGGGCAACCAGCTGCTGACCTACCGGCTCCTCGCGCCGCGTGGCGGCCGGGTCGTGGGCTTCACGATCGACGGGCAGGAGCGACCGCTGGCCTCGAGCGACGTCACGTACGAGGGTCGCGCGGTCCAGTACGGCACCCTCACGATCCCGCCGGGCGACGAGATCTCGGTGACCTGGCGCGTGCAGACCGCAGCGGGCGCCGACGGCGACGCCCGCTACTTCGAGACGCCGGGGATCGACACCTCGAGCAACGACGTCAGGGTGCCGAGCGCATGTCGCCGGTCCTAG
- a CDS encoding LPXTG cell wall anchor domain-containing protein translates to MAARLIRPLSYLLGLGALALLAVAGPASSEGYGDPVIVPDGGDSTVEVVPGEDFTVSFSSNVECAWSARFNGTTAPGSVDFDYSATFAAPTDPGTYTGRVVCRYSTEGPFRPVSYGEDATWAATRDQTTTQTFTVVVAGDAADAGDDSADETSASADNGALADTGGSNWQLLALGGALVVIGGGVAVVAARRRTSA, encoded by the coding sequence ATGGCTGCCCGACTGATTCGCCCACTCTCGTACCTGCTCGGCCTCGGGGCGCTCGCCCTGCTCGCCGTCGCCGGCCCCGCCTCCTCGGAGGGCTACGGCGATCCGGTGATCGTGCCCGACGGAGGTGACTCCACGGTCGAGGTCGTCCCCGGCGAGGACTTCACCGTGTCGTTCTCCTCCAACGTCGAGTGCGCCTGGTCGGCCCGCTTCAACGGCACGACGGCCCCCGGCTCGGTCGACTTCGACTACTCCGCCACCTTCGCGGCGCCCACCGATCCCGGCACGTACACCGGCCGGGTCGTGTGCCGCTACTCCACGGAGGGCCCGTTCCGGCCGGTCTCCTACGGCGAGGACGCCACGTGGGCCGCCACGCGCGACCAGACCACGACGCAGACCTTCACGGTCGTCGTGGCGGGCGATGCCGCGGACGCGGGCGACGACTCGGCCGACGAGACCTCGGCCAGCGCCGACAACGGCGCCCTGGCCGACACCGGTGGCTCGAACTGGCAGCTGCTCGCGCTCGGTGGCGCCCTGGTCGTGATCGGCGGCGGCGTCGCCGTCGTCGCGGCCCGACGCCGCACGTCCGCCTGA
- a CDS encoding sugar transferase has product MARAEDAIQRLLRPEGLSATRRQYVRRVAVSDLLVLLVVIFSSEYAWLGRQADQIDAQFGLGYTKFGILLALGWWLALRLAGTRERHVMGSAAEYQRIVHATVTVFGVIAIVAVLLEFNLSRGYLALAFPCGLLGLLLTRRAWRRWRRRQVLRGRFVENVLVVGLPDNAREIAGWFSQHPAEGLRVTGVWRPADATESQWLRVGQQFIPVMGRARSLQSAVHLSDADAVIVSATDELGHHGLRDLTWDLEAAGIEMLLSPNLLAVAGSRISMREVAGMPLVAVKEPQYAEAGNWPKLVFDWCGAAALLIATSPLFVVTALAIRLSSPGPVFYRQERVGRDGAPFQMIKFRSMRVGADAELARLLEEQGTADRPLFKVEDDPRITRVGRFIRRYSIDELPQLLNVIRGDMSLVGPRPQREGEVALYDRAALRRLRVRPGMTGLWQVSGRSNLSWDEAIALDMHYVENWTLMGDLQILTRTVRAVLAKDGAV; this is encoded by the coding sequence GTGGCCCGCGCGGAGGACGCCATCCAGCGCCTCCTGCGGCCCGAGGGACTCAGTGCGACGCGCCGCCAGTACGTCCGCCGCGTGGCGGTCAGCGACCTGCTCGTCCTGCTCGTGGTGATCTTCTCCTCCGAGTACGCCTGGCTCGGTCGCCAGGCCGACCAGATCGACGCGCAGTTCGGCCTGGGCTACACGAAGTTCGGCATCCTCCTCGCGCTCGGCTGGTGGCTCGCGCTGCGCCTCGCCGGCACCCGGGAGCGCCACGTCATGGGCTCCGCCGCGGAGTACCAGCGCATCGTGCACGCCACCGTCACCGTCTTCGGCGTCATCGCGATCGTCGCCGTGCTGCTCGAGTTCAACCTCTCACGCGGCTACCTCGCGCTCGCGTTCCCCTGCGGCCTGCTGGGACTGCTGCTCACGCGGCGGGCGTGGCGGCGCTGGCGCCGCCGCCAGGTGCTGCGCGGCCGCTTCGTCGAGAACGTCCTCGTGGTCGGACTGCCCGACAACGCCCGCGAGATCGCCGGCTGGTTCTCGCAGCACCCCGCCGAGGGCCTGCGGGTGACCGGCGTGTGGCGACCCGCCGACGCCACCGAGAGCCAGTGGCTGCGCGTGGGCCAGCAGTTCATCCCGGTCATGGGACGGGCGCGCTCGCTGCAGTCGGCCGTCCACCTGTCCGACGCCGACGCGGTGATCGTGTCGGCCACCGACGAGCTCGGGCACCACGGCCTCCGCGACCTCACGTGGGACCTCGAGGCCGCAGGCATCGAGATGCTGCTGTCCCCCAACCTTCTGGCCGTGGCCGGCTCGCGCATCAGCATGCGCGAGGTGGCGGGGATGCCACTCGTCGCCGTGAAGGAGCCGCAGTACGCCGAGGCCGGCAACTGGCCCAAGCTCGTCTTCGACTGGTGCGGCGCGGCGGCACTGCTGATCGCGACCTCACCGCTCTTCGTGGTGACCGCGCTGGCGATCAGGCTGTCGAGCCCCGGACCCGTCTTCTACCGCCAGGAGCGCGTGGGCCGCGACGGCGCGCCCTTCCAGATGATCAAGTTCCGCTCGATGCGGGTGGGCGCCGACGCCGAGCTGGCCCGGCTGCTCGAGGAGCAGGGCACCGCCGACCGGCCGCTGTTCAAGGTCGAGGACGATCCCCGGATCACCCGGGTCGGGCGCTTCATCCGTCGCTACTCCATCGACGAGCTGCCCCAGCTGCTCAACGTGATCCGCGGCGACATGAGCCTCGTGGGCCCGCGGCCCCAGCGCGAGGGCGAGGTGGCCCTCTACGACCGTGCCGCCCTGCGCCGCCTGCGCGTGCGCCCCGGCATGACCGGACTGTGGCAGGTCTCGGGCCGCTCGAACCTCTCGTGGGACGAGGCCATCGCGCTGGACATGCACTACGTCGAGAACTGGACCCTCATGGGCGACCTGCAGATCCTCACCCGCACCGTCCGCGCGGTGCTGGCCAAGGACGGCGCGGTCTGA
- a CDS encoding 3-hydroxyacyl-CoA dehydrogenase NAD-binding domain-containing protein produces MTATDAVRYEVENGIVTLTIDDPSQSANTMNETYRASMEAAVNRLADEIAQDADAIKGVVVTSAKKTFFAGGDLKLMTQATPADAQALFDNVESIKATLRKLETLGKPVVAAINGAALGGGLEIALACHHRIAAEGRYEIGLPEVTLGLLPGGGGVTRTTRMFGIQDALMNVLLQGQRNKPEKALKIGLIDEIVPADELISKARAWVEANAGDEDAAKQPWDRPGHKIPGGTPSNPKLAAFLPSFPANLKKQLKGAPYIAPRHIMSAVVEGAQVDFDTASRIESRYLVNLLIGQQFKNMTQAFFFDLGAINAGGSRPDGIAERKAEKLAILGAGMMGAGIAYEAARAGIEVVLKDVSVEAAEKGKGYSEGLLAKQVQRGRLTEEKKAEILGRIHPTADYADLAGCDFVVEAVFESVELKHSVFGELEPIVNGDALLGSNTSTLPITTLAEGVQRPEDFIGIHFFSPVDKMQLVEIIVGEKTSDEALARAIDFTKQIRKIPIVVNDSRGFFTSRVFGTLVMEGVEMLAEGVDPVVIERAAQLAGFPGQPLAMSDEVSLTLQQKIEGEARKAAAAEGKELPVTPASEVVNQLVELGRPGKAGGAGFYEYPEGGKKYLWPELWNLFVKDDVDVPLEDIEERLTFIMAIETVRCFEEGVIRQVADANIGSIFGIGFPPVHGGALQYVNGYVAANGEIGIKAFTERAQELAEKYGERFSPPALLLEKAEKGEKIA; encoded by the coding sequence ATGACTGCAACCGACGCGGTGCGCTACGAGGTCGAGAACGGCATCGTCACCCTGACGATCGACGACCCGAGCCAGAGCGCCAACACGATGAACGAGACCTACCGCGCTTCCATGGAGGCCGCGGTGAACCGTCTCGCCGACGAGATCGCCCAGGACGCCGACGCCATCAAGGGCGTCGTCGTCACCAGCGCGAAGAAGACCTTCTTCGCCGGCGGCGACCTCAAGCTGATGACCCAGGCCACCCCGGCCGACGCGCAGGCGCTGTTCGACAACGTCGAGTCGATCAAGGCCACGCTGCGCAAGCTCGAGACGCTGGGCAAGCCGGTCGTCGCGGCGATCAACGGCGCCGCCCTCGGCGGCGGCCTGGAGATCGCCCTGGCCTGTCACCACCGCATCGCGGCCGAGGGCCGCTACGAGATCGGCCTGCCCGAGGTCACCCTCGGCCTGCTGCCCGGCGGTGGCGGCGTCACCCGCACCACCCGGATGTTCGGCATCCAGGACGCGCTCATGAACGTCCTGCTGCAGGGCCAGCGCAACAAGCCCGAGAAGGCGCTCAAGATCGGCCTGATCGACGAGATCGTGCCGGCCGACGAGCTGATCTCGAAGGCCCGCGCCTGGGTCGAGGCGAACGCCGGCGACGAGGACGCGGCCAAGCAGCCGTGGGACCGCCCCGGTCACAAGATCCCCGGCGGCACGCCCAGCAACCCGAAGCTGGCGGCCTTCCTGCCCAGCTTCCCGGCGAACCTGAAGAAGCAGCTCAAGGGTGCGCCGTACATCGCGCCGCGCCACATCATGAGCGCCGTCGTCGAGGGCGCCCAGGTCGACTTCGACACGGCCAGCCGGATCGAGTCGCGCTACCTGGTCAACCTGCTCATCGGCCAGCAGTTCAAGAACATGACGCAGGCATTCTTCTTCGACCTCGGCGCCATCAACGCCGGTGGCTCGCGCCCCGACGGCATCGCCGAGCGCAAGGCCGAGAAGCTGGCCATCCTGGGCGCCGGCATGATGGGCGCGGGCATCGCCTACGAGGCGGCGCGCGCGGGCATCGAGGTCGTCCTGAAGGACGTCAGCGTCGAGGCCGCCGAGAAGGGCAAGGGCTACTCCGAGGGCCTGCTGGCCAAGCAGGTCCAGCGCGGTCGCCTCACCGAGGAGAAGAAGGCCGAGATCCTCGGCCGGATCCACCCGACCGCAGACTACGCCGATCTCGCCGGCTGCGACTTCGTCGTCGAGGCCGTCTTCGAGTCGGTCGAGCTCAAGCACAGCGTGTTCGGCGAGCTCGAGCCGATCGTCAACGGCGACGCGCTCCTGGGCTCGAACACCTCCACGCTGCCCATCACGACCCTCGCCGAGGGCGTGCAGCGGCCGGAGGACTTCATCGGCATCCACTTCTTCAGCCCCGTGGACAAGATGCAGCTCGTCGAGATCATCGTGGGCGAGAAGACCTCCGACGAGGCCCTCGCACGCGCGATCGACTTCACGAAGCAGATCCGCAAGATCCCGATCGTCGTCAACGACAGCCGCGGCTTCTTCACCTCGCGCGTGTTCGGCACGCTCGTGATGGAGGGCGTCGAGATGCTGGCCGAGGGCGTCGACCCGGTCGTCATCGAGCGTGCCGCGCAGCTCGCGGGCTTCCCGGGCCAGCCGCTCGCGATGTCCGACGAGGTCTCGCTCACGCTGCAGCAGAAGATCGAGGGCGAGGCCCGCAAGGCCGCCGCGGCCGAGGGCAAGGAGCTGCCCGTCACGCCCGCGTCCGAGGTCGTCAACCAGCTCGTCGAGCTCGGTCGTCCGGGCAAGGCCGGCGGCGCCGGCTTCTACGAGTACCCGGAGGGCGGCAAGAAGTACCTGTGGCCCGAGCTGTGGAACCTGTTCGTCAAGGACGACGTCGACGTGCCGCTCGAGGACATCGAGGAGCGCCTGACGTTCATCATGGCGATCGAGACGGTCCGCTGCTTCGAGGAGGGCGTCATCCGCCAGGTGGCCGACGCCAACATCGGCTCCATCTTCGGGATCGGCTTCCCGCCGGTCCACGGTGGCGCGCTCCAGTACGTCAACGGCTACGTGGCCGCGAACGGTGAGATCGGCATCAAGGCCTTCACCGAGCGCGCGCAGGAGCTGGCCGAGAAGTACGGCGAGCGCTTCAGCCCGCCGGCCCTGCTGCTGGAGAAGGCCGAGAAGGGCGAGAAGATCGCCTGA